One window of Candidatus Mycobacterium wuenschmannii genomic DNA carries:
- a CDS encoding ChaB family protein translates to MPKTTKGGKPKSDELPSTLEKSNAKAQRTFAKAHDAAAEEYGSEERAHRVAYAALKRSFEKVGDRWLPKKKSGPSDARAERGGLNNPIPSAEGVDANASKKHLLDIARKLDIAGRSSMDKAQLVDAIKKYNRRARDK, encoded by the coding sequence ATGCCGAAAACTACCAAGGGCGGCAAGCCCAAGTCCGACGAGCTACCCAGCACCCTGGAGAAGTCGAATGCCAAGGCGCAGCGCACCTTTGCCAAGGCGCACGATGCTGCCGCCGAGGAGTATGGCAGCGAGGAACGCGCCCATCGCGTGGCGTACGCCGCACTCAAGCGCAGCTTCGAAAAGGTAGGCGACCGTTGGCTGCCCAAGAAGAAGAGCGGTCCGTCAGATGCCCGCGCCGAGCGTGGCGGGCTGAACAACCCGATCCCGTCGGCCGAAGGCGTCGATGCGAATGCCAGTAAGAAGCACCTGCTCGACATTGCCCGCAAGCTCGACATCGCCGGCCGATCATCCATGGACAAAGCGCAATTGGTCGACGCGATCAAGAAGTACAACCGCAGGGCGCGTGACAAGTAG
- a CDS encoding STAS domain-containing protein gives MAGRNSELRFNAKDVGDARVLSIEGVLDATTYLETREAIVKAILDEPQLVVVDVTGLSVREEPAWAVFTSVRWQTAEWPDVPVGLVSAHQHDRNALLRNGTTRHVPVYATVESALSEMAVDARRRYRRRARASIPAQRKSIRRCRELAGEWLTAWSRTDFIHVVSLVATELVEAALAATDTDFVLRLETDGSTVSVAIQHVGIANPARRKAHGDRVSGLDLVAGNSRAWGTYTTLSSNTIWAVVGPENRF, from the coding sequence ATGGCAGGCCGCAACAGCGAGCTGCGATTCAACGCCAAGGACGTGGGCGACGCCCGCGTTCTCTCGATCGAGGGCGTGCTCGATGCCACCACTTATCTCGAGACGCGCGAAGCCATCGTCAAAGCCATCCTCGATGAACCCCAGCTCGTTGTGGTCGACGTGACCGGGTTGTCGGTGCGCGAAGAACCGGCCTGGGCGGTGTTCACCAGCGTTCGTTGGCAGACAGCGGAATGGCCCGACGTCCCGGTCGGTTTGGTCAGCGCCCATCAACATGATCGCAATGCGTTGCTGCGCAACGGCACAACGCGTCACGTACCGGTCTACGCGACAGTCGAGTCGGCGCTGTCCGAGATGGCTGTCGACGCAAGGCGGCGCTATCGGCGACGTGCGCGCGCGTCGATACCGGCGCAGCGCAAGAGTATTCGGCGGTGTCGCGAACTCGCCGGGGAGTGGTTGACGGCGTGGTCGAGAACTGACTTCATTCACGTGGTGTCGCTCGTGGCCACCGAATTGGTCGAGGCTGCGTTGGCCGCCACAGACACCGACTTCGTCCTTCGCCTGGAAACCGACGGCTCCACGGTCTCGGTTGCGATACAACATGTCGGCATCGCGAATCCAGCGCGCCGAAAAGCTCACGGCGACAGGGTATCCGGACTTGACCTGGTTGCCGGCAACTCGCGTGCGTGGGGCACCTATACGACGCTGTCCAGCAATACGATCTGGGCTGTCGTCGGACCCGAGAATCGTTTCTGA
- the mbp1 gene encoding microaggregate-binding protein 1, giving the protein MSDENNSGPEEAIKGVVEGAKGLAKEAIGSVVGNEDLEKEGEAQQDKAQAQRDAAQKEGEAEAARAGAEAAEKKQQAHQN; this is encoded by the coding sequence ATGTCGGACGAGAACAACAGCGGACCCGAAGAAGCCATCAAGGGCGTGGTCGAGGGCGCAAAGGGATTGGCCAAGGAGGCCATCGGCAGCGTCGTCGGGAACGAGGACCTCGAGAAAGAGGGCGAAGCCCAGCAGGACAAGGCGCAGGCGCAGCGCGACGCCGCCCAGAAAGAAGGCGAGGCCGAGGCAGCTCGGGCCGGCGCCGAGGCGGCGGAGAAGAAGCAGCAGGCGCACCAGAACTGA
- the pyrH gene encoding UMP kinase has product MTEQGTNGAESSNRPNYTRVLLKLGGEMFGGGQVGLDPDVVALVARQIAEVVRTGVQVAVVIGGGNFFRGAQLQQRGMERTRSDYMGMLGTVMNSLALQDFLEKEGIATRVQTAITMGQVAEPYLPLRAVRHLEKGRVVIFGAGMGLPYFSTDTTAAQRALEIRADVVLMAKAVDGVFAEDPRINPGAELFTAITHREVIDRGLQVADATAFSLCMDNRMPILVFNLLTDGNIARAVAGEKIGTLVTT; this is encoded by the coding sequence ATGACGGAGCAGGGGACCAACGGCGCCGAGTCGTCGAACCGGCCCAACTACACCCGGGTGTTGCTCAAGCTCGGTGGCGAGATGTTCGGCGGCGGACAGGTGGGCCTGGACCCCGACGTGGTGGCGCTCGTCGCTCGTCAGATCGCCGAGGTGGTCCGCACGGGCGTGCAAGTCGCCGTGGTGATCGGCGGGGGTAACTTCTTCCGCGGCGCGCAGTTGCAGCAGCGCGGCATGGAGCGGACCCGCTCGGACTACATGGGCATGCTCGGCACCGTCATGAACAGCCTTGCGCTACAGGACTTTCTGGAAAAAGAGGGCATCGCCACTCGGGTCCAGACGGCGATCACCATGGGTCAGGTCGCCGAGCCCTACCTACCGTTGCGCGCGGTGCGCCACCTGGAGAAGGGCCGGGTCGTCATCTTCGGCGCCGGCATGGGGCTGCCGTACTTCTCGACCGACACCACCGCGGCACAGCGCGCGCTGGAGATCAGGGCCGACGTGGTGCTGATGGCCAAGGCGGTCGACGGAGTGTTCGCGGAGGACCCGAGGATCAACCCGGGCGCCGAACTGTTCACCGCGATCACCCACCGCGAGGTCATCGATCGCGGCCTACAGGTGGCCGATGCCACCGCCTTCAGCTTGTGCATGGACAATCGCATGCCGATCCTGGTTTTCAACCTGCTGACCGACGGCAATATCGCCCGAGCGGTCGCGGGTGAGAAAATCGGAACGCTGGTGACAACGTGA
- the frr gene encoding ribosome recycling factor, with protein MIDEALFDAEEKMEKAVGVSRDDLSTIRTGRANPSMFNRIVIDYYGSATPITQLASINVPEARLVVIKPYEAGQLGNIEAAIRNSDLGVNPTNDGTLIRVAVPQLTEERRRELVKQAKSKGEDAKVSVRNIRRKAMEELGRIRKDGEAGEDEVSRAEKDLDKSTQQYVTQIDELVKHKESELLEV; from the coding sequence GTGATTGACGAGGCTCTCTTTGACGCCGAAGAGAAGATGGAGAAGGCCGTAGGGGTGAGCCGCGACGACCTGTCGACCATCCGGACCGGCCGGGCCAACCCCAGCATGTTCAACCGGATCGTCATCGACTACTACGGTTCCGCCACCCCAATCACCCAGCTGGCCAGCATCAACGTGCCGGAGGCACGGCTGGTGGTCATCAAGCCGTACGAGGCCGGCCAGCTCGGCAACATCGAGGCCGCGATCCGCAACTCCGACCTCGGCGTCAACCCGACCAACGACGGAACGCTGATCCGCGTCGCGGTGCCCCAGCTGACCGAGGAGCGTCGCCGCGAGCTGGTCAAGCAGGCCAAGTCCAAGGGCGAGGACGCCAAGGTCTCGGTGCGCAACATTCGCCGCAAGGCAATGGAGGAGCTGGGCCGCATCCGCAAGGACGGCGAAGCCGGCGAGGACGAGGTCTCGCGCGCCGAGAAGGACCTCGACAAATCCACTCAGCAGTACGTGACCCAGATCGACGAACTGGTCAAGCACAAGGAAAGCGAGCTGCTGGAGGTCTAG
- a CDS encoding phosphatidate cytidylyltransferase has translation MAETDTGAGIPAEDSVAQPPQKKSRAGRNLPAAIAVGAAIGFTIIAILVRDRYFWVFLLAVAMPIATHEVIRRLREAGYLIPAIPLLIGGEAMVWLAWYQHAHGLLAGFGATTVICMFWRLALGTTTGSDGSADSPSGNYLRDVAATVFLAAWVPLFGSFSVLLAAESDGSGRVFCLMIGVVASDVGGYAVGVLFGKHPMVPTISPKKSWEGLAGSLFFGISAVTVTATQLAHRPVWVGLLLGLTIVATATLGDLVESQIKRDLGIKDMGRILPGHGGLMDRLDGALPSAVATWTVLTLLH, from the coding sequence GTGGCAGAGACAGATACCGGCGCAGGTATCCCAGCCGAAGATTCGGTGGCGCAACCCCCGCAGAAGAAATCGCGGGCGGGCCGCAACCTGCCGGCGGCGATCGCGGTGGGTGCCGCGATCGGCTTCACCATCATCGCGATCCTCGTTCGGGACCGTTACTTCTGGGTCTTCCTGCTTGCCGTCGCGATGCCCATCGCGACGCACGAGGTCATCCGCAGGCTGCGCGAGGCCGGTTACCTGATCCCGGCCATCCCGCTCTTGATCGGCGGCGAAGCCATGGTCTGGCTGGCCTGGTATCAGCATGCGCACGGATTACTGGCGGGCTTCGGCGCCACCACGGTGATCTGTATGTTCTGGCGATTGGCGCTCGGCACTACGACCGGGTCCGACGGCTCTGCGGACTCGCCGTCGGGTAACTATCTGCGCGACGTGGCGGCCACCGTCTTTCTTGCCGCCTGGGTGCCGCTCTTCGGATCGTTCAGCGTGCTGCTGGCAGCTGAGTCCGACGGCTCGGGTCGGGTGTTCTGCCTGATGATCGGCGTCGTCGCCTCCGACGTGGGCGGCTATGCGGTCGGCGTGCTGTTCGGCAAGCACCCGATGGTCCCGACGATCAGCCCGAAGAAATCATGGGAGGGCCTGGCCGGCTCGCTGTTCTTCGGGATCTCCGCGGTCACGGTGACCGCGACCCAATTGGCTCACCGGCCGGTATGGGTCGGCCTACTACTCGGCTTGACCATCGTGGCCACCGCGACGCTGGGTGACCTGGTGGAGTCGCAGATCAAGCGCGATCTGGGCATCAAGGACATGGGCCGAATCCTCCCGGGCCACGGCGGCCTGATGGATCGGTTGGATGGAGCGCTCCCGTCGGCCGTCGCCACGTGGACCGTCCTGACGTTGCTGCACTGA
- the rlmN gene encoding 23S rRNA (adenine(2503)-C(2))-methyltransferase RlmN: MKQELIFEAPRRALPPKHLADLDEAGSAEAVAALGLPAFRAKQLANQYYGRLIADPQQMTDLPAAVRGQVAEALFPTLLTSAREVTSDAGETRKTLWRAVDGTTFESVLMRYPKRNTVCISSQAGCGMACPFCATGQGGLTRNLSAAEILEQVRAAAATLRDEWGDRLSNIVFMGMGEPLANYARVLSAVRRIIGPPPIGFGISARSVTVSTVGLAPAIRKLADERLGVTLALSLHAPDDELRDTLVPVNNRWKVSEALDAAHYYAEQTGRRVSVEYALIRDVNDQPWRADLLGKRLHKALGPLVHVNLIPLNPTPGSEWDASPKPVEREFVKRVRAAGVACTVRDTRGREIAAACGQLAAEGG, translated from the coding sequence GTGAAGCAAGAGCTGATATTCGAGGCGCCCCGGCGCGCGCTACCGCCCAAGCACCTGGCCGATCTCGATGAGGCCGGCAGCGCCGAAGCCGTTGCGGCGCTTGGCCTTCCCGCGTTTCGCGCCAAACAGCTGGCTAACCAGTACTACGGCCGGTTGATCGCCGACCCTCAGCAGATGACCGACCTGCCGGCCGCGGTCCGCGGGCAGGTCGCCGAGGCGCTGTTCCCGACGCTGCTGACATCGGCGCGCGAGGTCACCAGCGATGCGGGCGAGACCCGTAAGACGCTGTGGCGGGCGGTCGACGGCACCACCTTCGAATCGGTGCTGATGCGCTACCCGAAGCGCAACACGGTATGCATCTCCTCGCAGGCGGGTTGTGGCATGGCATGCCCGTTCTGCGCGACGGGCCAGGGCGGGCTGACCCGCAACCTGTCGGCCGCCGAGATACTGGAGCAGGTCCGCGCGGCGGCGGCGACGCTGCGCGACGAGTGGGGCGACCGGCTGTCCAACATCGTGTTCATGGGCATGGGGGAGCCGCTGGCCAACTACGCCCGCGTGCTGAGCGCGGTGCGGCGGATCATCGGGCCGCCGCCGATTGGCTTTGGCATCTCGGCCCGCTCGGTGACGGTGTCGACCGTCGGCTTGGCCCCGGCGATCCGCAAGCTGGCCGACGAACGTCTCGGGGTGACGTTGGCGCTGTCGCTGCATGCCCCGGACGACGAGCTGCGCGACACCCTGGTCCCGGTGAACAACCGGTGGAAGGTCAGCGAGGCGCTCGACGCCGCGCACTATTACGCCGAGCAGACCGGTCGTCGGGTGTCTGTGGAGTATGCGCTGATCCGCGACGTCAACGACCAGCCGTGGCGGGCCGACCTACTGGGCAAGCGGCTGCACAAGGCGTTGGGCCCCCTGGTGCACGTGAACCTGATTCCTTTGAATCCGACGCCGGGTAGCGAATGGGATGCCAGCCCGAAGCCGGTGGAGCGGGAGTTCGTCAAGCGCGTCCGGGCGGCGGGAGTGGCCTGCACGGTGCGCGATACTCGGGGCCGGGAGATTGCCGCCGCGTGCGGCCAGTTGGCCGCCGAGGGCGGGTAG
- a CDS encoding DUF2631 domain-containing protein has translation MAGTEVERTGGQVNGVDVAEVPSAAWGWSKISHRNWHVYGLLMIMLMAAFLRGNHVGHVEDLWTIGFVLLGLFFLVRDIWGRRRGWLK, from the coding sequence GTGGCCGGTACCGAGGTGGAACGCACAGGCGGTCAGGTCAACGGAGTCGACGTCGCCGAGGTGCCGTCGGCTGCCTGGGGCTGGAGCAAGATCAGCCACCGCAACTGGCACGTCTACGGGCTGCTGATGATCATGCTGATGGCGGCGTTCCTGCGCGGCAACCACGTCGGCCATGTCGAGGATCTGTGGACCATCGGCTTTGTGCTGCTGGGCCTGTTCTTCCTGGTTCGCGACATTTGGGGTCGTCGGCGCGGCTGGCTCAAGTAG
- the dxr gene encoding 1-deoxy-D-xylulose-5-phosphate reductoisomerase, producing the protein MSNRRDGLAEREASRTLGTGRRLKTLVLGSTGSIGTQALEVIAANPDRFELVGLAAGGGNPELLARQRAQTGVTNIAVADEHAAQTIGGVTHSGPEAATRLVENTEADVVLNALVGALGLRPTLTALASGARLALANKESLIAGGPLVLAAAQPGQIIPVDSEHSALAQCLRGGSADEVAKLVLTASGGPFRGWSAAQLEDVTPEQAGAHPTWSMGPMNTLNSASLVNKGLELIEAHLLFGIPYRRIDVVVHPQSIVHSMVTFTDGSTIAQASPPDMKLPIALALGWPDRVPAAAAACDFSTASTWEFEPLDDAVFPAVSLARQAGETGGCMTAVYNAANEEAAEAFLAGRIGFPAIVQTIADVLSAADRWAAEPATVEDVLDAQRWARERAQSAVTREVSPTR; encoded by the coding sequence GTGTCCAACCGCCGTGACGGCCTCGCCGAACGTGAAGCCAGCCGCACACTCGGCACGGGCCGCCGACTCAAGACCCTGGTGTTGGGTAGCACCGGTTCCATCGGCACCCAGGCGCTCGAGGTCATCGCCGCGAACCCGGACCGCTTCGAGCTGGTCGGACTCGCCGCCGGTGGCGGCAACCCGGAATTGCTGGCCCGCCAGCGCGCACAGACCGGAGTGACCAACATCGCGGTCGCCGACGAGCATGCCGCGCAGACCATCGGTGGCGTCACCCACAGCGGGCCTGAGGCCGCGACCCGGCTCGTCGAGAACACCGAGGCCGACGTCGTGCTGAACGCACTGGTCGGCGCGCTGGGACTGCGGCCGACGCTGACCGCGCTGGCGTCCGGGGCCCGCCTGGCCCTGGCCAACAAGGAATCGCTGATCGCCGGCGGGCCGCTGGTGCTGGCCGCCGCGCAGCCCGGCCAGATCATCCCGGTCGACTCCGAGCACTCCGCGCTGGCGCAATGCCTACGCGGCGGAAGCGCCGATGAAGTCGCCAAGCTGGTGCTCACCGCCTCGGGCGGGCCGTTCCGCGGCTGGTCGGCCGCACAGTTGGAAGATGTCACGCCCGAGCAGGCCGGGGCGCACCCGACCTGGTCCATGGGGCCGATGAACACGCTGAACTCGGCTTCGCTGGTCAACAAGGGGCTCGAACTCATCGAGGCACACCTGCTGTTCGGTATCCCATACCGCCGCATCGACGTCGTCGTGCATCCACAGTCGATCGTGCACTCGATGGTGACGTTCACCGACGGGTCGACGATCGCGCAGGCCAGCCCGCCGGACATGAAACTGCCGATCGCGCTGGCTCTGGGCTGGCCGGACCGGGTGCCGGCCGCGGCCGCCGCGTGTGACTTCAGCACCGCGTCGACGTGGGAATTCGAGCCGCTGGACGATGCGGTTTTCCCCGCGGTCTCGCTGGCCCGCCAGGCGGGGGAGACGGGCGGCTGCATGACCGCCGTCTACAACGCCGCCAACGAGGAGGCGGCCGAGGCGTTCCTCGCCGGTCGGATCGGTTTTCCTGCGATCGTGCAAACAATTGCCGACGTCCTGAGCGCCGCCGACCGGTGGGCCGCAGAACCCGCTACCGTGGAAGACGTACTCGATGCACAGCGCTGGGCCCGCGAGCGCGCGCAGAGTGCAGTCACACGGGAGGTTTCACCGACACGATGA
- a CDS encoding M50 family metallopeptidase, producing MMFVIGIVLFALAILISVALHECGHMWVALGTGMKVRRYFVGFGPTLWSTRRGEVEYGLKAIPAGGFCDIAGMTSVEELAPDEHDRAMYKQKTWKRVAVLFAGPGMNFVIGLVLIYAIAVTWGLPNLHPTAVIGQTACAASELKQGDFEKCTGDGPAAAAGIRAGDVVRKVGDKPVTDFSDMAAVVQKLHGTVPVVIERNGQTMTKYVDIAQRQRWVSNGKDGAKPANIGVMGVVGTQPGPTHYNPVSAIPGTFTFTGNLTVLLGKSLIAIPTKVGALVHAIGGGERSLDTPISVVGASIIGGDTVDHGVWMAFWLFLAQLNFILGVINLVPLLPFDGGHIAIALFEKLRNVIREARGKVAAAPVNYLKLMPATYVVLVLVVGYMLLTVTADVVNPIRLFQ from the coding sequence ATGATGTTCGTCATTGGCATCGTGCTGTTTGCACTCGCCATCCTGATCTCGGTGGCGCTGCACGAGTGCGGCCACATGTGGGTCGCGCTGGGCACCGGCATGAAGGTGCGCCGCTACTTCGTCGGCTTCGGCCCGACGCTGTGGTCGACCCGTCGTGGCGAGGTCGAGTACGGACTCAAGGCCATTCCGGCCGGTGGGTTCTGCGATATCGCCGGCATGACGTCGGTGGAGGAGCTGGCCCCCGACGAGCACGACCGCGCGATGTACAAGCAGAAGACCTGGAAACGAGTGGCGGTGCTGTTCGCCGGTCCCGGCATGAACTTTGTCATCGGGCTGGTGCTGATCTACGCCATCGCCGTCACTTGGGGGCTGCCCAACCTGCATCCCACCGCGGTCATCGGGCAAACAGCCTGCGCGGCAAGCGAACTCAAGCAGGGCGATTTCGAAAAGTGCACTGGCGACGGCCCGGCGGCCGCGGCCGGCATCCGCGCCGGCGACGTGGTGCGCAAGGTCGGCGACAAGCCGGTGACCGACTTCTCCGACATGGCCGCAGTCGTGCAGAAGCTACACGGCACCGTCCCGGTCGTCATCGAGCGCAACGGCCAGACGATGACCAAGTACGTGGACATCGCCCAGCGACAGCGCTGGGTGAGCAACGGCAAAGACGGCGCCAAGCCCGCGAATATCGGCGTCATGGGTGTCGTCGGCACCCAGCCCGGACCGACCCACTACAACCCGGTCAGCGCCATCCCGGGCACGTTCACCTTCACCGGCAATCTGACTGTGCTGCTAGGCAAGTCGCTGATCGCCATCCCGACCAAGGTTGGCGCGCTGGTCCACGCGATCGGCGGTGGCGAGCGATCGCTGGACACCCCGATCAGCGTCGTCGGCGCGAGCATCATCGGCGGTGACACCGTCGACCACGGCGTCTGGATGGCGTTCTGGTTGTTCCTGGCGCAGTTGAACTTCATCCTGGGCGTCATCAACCTGGTTCCGCTGCTGCCGTTCGACGGCGGCCACATCGCGATCGCACTTTTCGAGAAGTTACGCAACGTGATCCGAGAGGCCCGCGGCAAAGTCGCTGCGGCGCCGGTCAATTACCTCAAATTGATGCCCGCCACCTACGTCGTGCTGGTCTTGGTCGTCGGCTACATGCTGCTGACGGTGACCGCGGACGTGGTCAACCCGATCCGGCTGTTTCAGTAG
- the ispG gene encoding flavodoxin-dependent (E)-4-hydroxy-3-methylbut-2-enyl-diphosphate synthase: MTTGLGMPAAPAPTLAPRRKTRQLMVRDVGVGSDHPIPVQSMCTTKTHDVNSTLQQIAELTASGCDIVRVACPRQEDADALAAIAKKSQIPVIADIHFQPKYIFAAIDAGCAAVRVNPGNIKEFDGRVGEVAKAAGAAGIPIRIGVNAGSLDKRFMEKYGKATPEALVESALWEASLFEEHGFGDIKISVKHNDPVVMVAAYEQLAAQCDYPLHLGVTEAGPAFQGTIKSAVAFGALLSQGIGDTIRVSLSAPPVEEIKVGTQILESLNLRPRGLEIVSCPSCGRAQVDVYSLANEVSAGLDGLDVPLRVAVMGCVVNGPGEAREADLGVASGNGKGQIFVKGEVIKTVPEAQIVETLIEEAMRLANETGADGSTASGSPVVTVS; this comes from the coding sequence GTGACCACAGGTCTGGGTATGCCGGCAGCCCCGGCGCCCACGCTGGCACCGCGACGCAAGACGCGACAGCTGATGGTCCGGGACGTCGGTGTCGGAAGCGATCACCCGATTCCGGTGCAGTCGATGTGCACCACCAAGACTCACGACGTCAACTCGACGTTGCAGCAGATCGCCGAACTCACCGCCTCCGGCTGTGACATCGTCCGGGTGGCGTGCCCGCGCCAGGAGGACGCCGACGCGCTCGCCGCGATCGCCAAGAAGAGTCAGATCCCGGTGATCGCCGACATCCACTTCCAGCCGAAGTACATCTTCGCCGCGATCGACGCAGGTTGCGCGGCGGTGCGGGTCAACCCCGGCAACATCAAGGAGTTCGACGGCAGGGTCGGTGAGGTCGCGAAAGCGGCTGGCGCAGCGGGTATTCCGATCCGCATCGGCGTCAACGCCGGATCGCTGGACAAGCGGTTCATGGAGAAGTACGGCAAGGCAACGCCCGAGGCGCTGGTCGAGTCGGCGCTGTGGGAGGCGTCGCTGTTCGAAGAGCATGGCTTCGGCGATATCAAGATCAGCGTCAAGCACAACGACCCGGTCGTGATGGTCGCGGCCTACGAGCAACTGGCTGCGCAGTGCGACTACCCGCTGCACCTAGGCGTCACCGAGGCCGGTCCGGCGTTTCAGGGCACCATCAAGTCGGCGGTCGCGTTCGGGGCGCTGTTGTCGCAAGGCATCGGCGACACCATCCGGGTGTCGCTGTCGGCGCCGCCGGTCGAGGAGATCAAGGTCGGCACCCAGATCCTCGAGTCGCTGAACCTGCGTCCGCGCGGGCTGGAGATCGTGTCCTGCCCGTCGTGCGGCCGCGCGCAGGTCGACGTCTACAGCCTGGCCAACGAAGTGTCCGCCGGCCTCGACGGCCTCGACGTGCCACTGCGGGTCGCCGTGATGGGCTGCGTCGTCAACGGCCCGGGGGAGGCACGCGAGGCCGACCTCGGGGTGGCCTCCGGCAACGGCAAGGGACAGATCTTCGTCAAGGGTGAAGTGATCAAGACCGTGCCCGAAGCGCAGATCGTCGAGACATTGATCGAAGAGGCAATGCGATTGGCTAACGAGACGGGCGCGGACGGATCAACGGCGAGCGGTTCGCCAGTTGTGACCGTAAGCTGA
- a CDS encoding GNAT family N-acetyltransferase yields the protein MSAPPIRRAVSERRVSVVRDGAAVRRVFDDDPVGSCMVAARVADHGLDPNSIGGELWTRRGPEESLCYAGANLIPLRGRLDDLYAFADAAVTGSRRCSSLVGRAELVMPMWQRLEPAWGPARDVRDRQPLMSLTTMPTCAIDPGVRQVKPEELDTYLVAAIDMFIGEVGVDPRLGDGGRGYRRRVASLIAAGRAWARFENGEVVFKAEVGSQSPTVSQIQGVWVHPEWRGRGLGTAGTATLSAVVVGTGRTASLYVNDFNTVARATYDRIGFVEVGTFATVLLD from the coding sequence ATGTCGGCTCCGCCCATCCGCCGCGCGGTCAGCGAGCGACGGGTGTCAGTTGTGCGTGACGGCGCAGCGGTGCGCCGCGTGTTCGACGACGATCCGGTGGGCTCGTGCATGGTGGCCGCGCGGGTCGCCGACCACGGCCTGGACCCCAACTCGATCGGCGGCGAACTGTGGACGCGCCGCGGGCCCGAGGAGTCGCTGTGCTACGCGGGCGCCAACCTGATTCCGCTGCGAGGCCGGCTTGATGACCTGTATGCGTTCGCCGACGCGGCGGTGACCGGTTCGCGACGGTGTTCGTCGCTGGTCGGCCGCGCCGAGTTGGTCATGCCGATGTGGCAGCGGCTCGAGCCGGCCTGGGGCCCGGCGCGCGATGTGCGCGACCGGCAGCCACTGATGTCGCTGACGACGATGCCGACCTGCGCGATCGATCCCGGTGTGCGCCAAGTCAAGCCGGAAGAACTCGACACCTACCTGGTGGCGGCGATCGACATGTTCATCGGCGAGGTCGGCGTCGACCCTCGCCTCGGTGATGGCGGGCGGGGTTACCGACGCCGGGTCGCCAGCCTGATCGCGGCCGGCCGGGCGTGGGCCCGATTCGAGAACGGCGAGGTGGTGTTCAAGGCCGAGGTCGGTTCGCAGTCGCCGACCGTCAGCCAGATCCAGGGCGTCTGGGTGCACCCCGAGTGGCGCGGGCGGGGTCTTGGCACGGCGGGCACCGCGACGCTGTCGGCTGTCGTCGTCGGCACCGGCCGCACGGCCAGCCTGTACGTGAATGACTTCAACACCGTCGCGCGGGCGACCTACGACCGGATCGGCTTCGTCGAAGTCGGCACCTTCGCCACCGTCCTGCTGGACTGA